From one Erythrobacter sp. HKB08 genomic stretch:
- a CDS encoding succinate dehydrogenase iron-sulfur subunit — MATFTLPKNSKITGKGRTHKADGAGKVKKFKIYRYDPDSGENPRYDTFEIDLDDCGPMVLDALFKIKNEVDPTLTFRRSCREGICGSCSMNMNGKNGLACTTAIEDLKGEVRITPLPHMEVIKDLVPDFTHFYAQYASIRPWLQAVTPTPSGKERLQSPEQREKLDGLYECILCACCSTSCPSYWWNSDKFLGPAILLQAYRWLADSRDEMTGERLDQLEDPFRLYRCHTIMNCANVCPKGLSPAKAIAETKKMMAEREI, encoded by the coding sequence ATGGCGACCTTCACCCTTCCCAAGAACTCGAAGATCACCGGCAAGGGCCGAACCCACAAAGCCGATGGCGCGGGGAAGGTGAAGAAATTCAAGATCTACCGCTACGATCCCGACAGCGGCGAGAACCCGCGTTACGACACGTTCGAGATCGATCTCGACGATTGCGGCCCGATGGTCCTCGACGCGCTTTTCAAGATCAAGAACGAAGTCGACCCGACGCTGACCTTCCGCCGCTCCTGCCGCGAAGGGATTTGCGGTTCGTGCTCGATGAACATGAACGGCAAGAACGGCCTCGCCTGCACCACCGCTATCGAGGACCTCAAGGGCGAAGTGCGCATCACGCCGCTACCGCACATGGAAGTGATCAAGGACCTTGTCCCGGATTTCACGCATTTCTACGCGCAATATGCCTCGATCCGTCCATGGCTGCAGGCCGTCACCCCGACGCCGAGCGGCAAGGAACGCCTCCAGTCGCCCGAACAGCGCGAGAAGCTCGACGGCCTTTACGAGTGCATCCTATGCGCTTGCTGCTCAACCTCTTGCCCGAGCTACTGGTGGAACTCCGACAAGTTCCTCGGCCCGGCCATCCTGCTGCAGGCCTATCGTTGGCTGGCCGACAGCCGCGACGAGATGACCGGTGAGCGCCTCGACCAGCTGGAAGACCCCTTCCGCCTCTATCGTTGCCACACCATCATGAACTGCGCGAATGTCTGCCCCAAGGGCCTTTCGCCGGCGAAGGCTATCGCCGAAACCAAGAAGATGATGGCCGAGCGCGAAATCTAA
- a CDS encoding PaaI family thioesterase, producing MALSEEVFDHSPDPDYPGWRNWNLKDPTLFNGAVMGKLITRVEGDKCRLRMFPERKHENLQGIIHGAVTLSLIDISMFTTMHTLGSGNAGPSVTLELSTQFTGGGDPTKPLDAVTEIMRETGKLVFVRGTVEQDDNVVAAYSGIVRKFLPR from the coding sequence GTGGCTCTTTCCGAAGAGGTTTTCGACCACTCTCCCGATCCGGATTATCCGGGTTGGCGCAACTGGAATCTCAAGGACCCGACGCTCTTCAACGGCGCGGTGATGGGTAAGCTCATCACCCGCGTCGAAGGCGACAAGTGCCGCCTGCGCATGTTCCCGGAGCGCAAGCACGAGAACCTGCAGGGTATCATCCACGGCGCGGTGACGCTCTCGCTCATCGACATCTCGATGTTCACGACGATGCACACGCTCGGCAGCGGCAATGCCGGCCCGTCCGTGACGCTCGAGCTTTCCACCCAGTTCACCGGGGGCGGCGATCCCACCAAGCCGCTCGACGCGGTGACCGAGATCATGCGCGAGACGGGCAAGCTGGTGTTCGTGCGCGGCACGGTCGAGCAGGACGATAATGTCGTCGCGGCCTATTCCGGCATAGTGCGCAAGTTCCTGCCGCGATGA